A window of Longispora fulva contains these coding sequences:
- a CDS encoding ADP-ribosylation/crystallin J1 yields MSGRLSVTTLWRPTGPEELALVRESGWRAWPPRLPDQPIFYPVLTEDYAVRIAREWNVPHSGSGYVTRFFVDSAFLARYPVQLAGGRDIRELWVPAEDLPEFNAHIIGTIELVHSFEPVR; encoded by the coding sequence GTGTCTGGGCGTCTGTCGGTGACCACCTTGTGGCGCCCCACCGGGCCTGAGGAGCTGGCCCTGGTGCGCGAGTCCGGGTGGCGGGCCTGGCCGCCCCGGCTGCCGGACCAGCCGATCTTCTACCCGGTGCTGACCGAGGACTACGCGGTGCGTATCGCCAGGGAGTGGAATGTGCCGCACTCGGGCTCGGGGTACGTGACCAGATTCTTCGTGGACTCGGCATTTCTGGCGCGCTATCCGGTTCAGCTGGCCGGGGGCCGCGACATCCGTGAACTGTGGGTGCCGGCGGAGGATCTGCCGGAGTTCAACGCGCACATCATCGGCACGATCGAACTGGTGCACAGCTTCGAGCCGGTGCGATGA
- a CDS encoding type VI immunity family protein, producing the protein MHAAIAEIIDVARRTAALEADDELDPPGGPAGEEAVARAVRRFGDKLSPAYLDFLRQHDGWSDCPWGMRLFSVDELCGEVGEWAKGMLEDLDDDGEMPAELTDAVVIGKCDNTAQTLLLVGSGEVVDFLYEEDCRYPDLNGYLADVLEMVRDVLRATEREQRSAAEQTDPGWRAEAESTLLAELRAELADAPSEGRPAGPPVPASPGGERPAPVTPAELVHRDGDGTELAYVRLNLVLYLGAYPSREELVGAFRAFRRHFPVDGDLIWGLPARFYVKQNRAADPDSEEWADAVRADGSGMYGIRLAIGDHVLNLCGVPDNDDGEPRAAFCEVMLPVDADPRRLVALAAELAELLPVRSGHGGFSAYASSSAQRSAYREIFRWCRRFLGLDVGHLDGWLVSARRWVLGAGWLTVLGPTFATVLAERGGAPTFADPTIEVRDLRGGGVLIRAGAAPTLGDVARARFPHAQAEVDHYLEPLKLTRWTHTALLMMGDSAWQVGGDELPGGFYDHRMTGAWLRRLLDPAAFLGPSVLDRGAALRHRTERPALHRVDDLGLAGPASAASAASHV; encoded by the coding sequence ATGCATGCCGCCATCGCCGAGATCATCGACGTGGCACGGCGGACCGCCGCGCTGGAGGCCGACGACGAGCTGGACCCGCCGGGCGGCCCCGCCGGCGAGGAGGCCGTCGCGCGTGCCGTGCGGCGCTTCGGGGACAAGCTGTCCCCGGCCTACCTCGACTTCCTCCGCCAGCACGACGGATGGTCGGACTGCCCGTGGGGGATGCGCCTGTTCAGCGTCGACGAGCTGTGCGGCGAGGTGGGCGAGTGGGCCAAGGGGATGCTCGAGGACCTCGACGACGACGGGGAGATGCCCGCGGAGTTGACCGACGCGGTCGTCATCGGCAAGTGCGACAACACCGCGCAGACGCTCCTGCTGGTCGGCTCCGGCGAGGTCGTCGACTTCCTGTACGAGGAGGACTGCCGCTACCCCGACCTGAACGGGTACCTGGCGGACGTACTGGAGATGGTCCGCGACGTGCTCCGGGCCACCGAACGGGAGCAGCGCTCCGCCGCCGAGCAGACCGACCCCGGGTGGCGGGCCGAGGCGGAGAGCACGCTGCTGGCCGAGTTGCGCGCGGAGCTCGCAGACGCGCCGTCCGAGGGGCGGCCGGCCGGTCCACCGGTGCCCGCCTCGCCGGGTGGCGAGCGGCCCGCGCCGGTCACGCCGGCGGAGCTGGTCCACCGCGACGGCGACGGCACCGAGCTGGCGTACGTGCGGCTCAATCTCGTGCTGTACCTCGGTGCGTATCCGTCCCGCGAGGAGCTGGTCGGCGCGTTCCGCGCCTTCCGGCGGCACTTCCCGGTCGACGGCGACCTGATCTGGGGTCTGCCGGCCAGGTTCTACGTGAAGCAGAACCGCGCGGCCGACCCCGACTCGGAGGAGTGGGCCGACGCGGTCCGCGCCGACGGCTCCGGCATGTACGGGATCCGCCTGGCGATCGGCGACCACGTGCTGAATCTGTGCGGCGTCCCCGACAACGACGACGGGGAACCGCGGGCCGCGTTCTGCGAGGTCATGCTGCCGGTCGACGCTGATCCGCGGCGGCTCGTGGCACTGGCGGCCGAGCTGGCCGAGCTGTTGCCGGTGCGCTCCGGCCACGGCGGGTTCAGCGCGTACGCGTCCTCCTCGGCGCAACGGTCCGCGTACCGGGAGATCTTCCGGTGGTGCCGGCGCTTCCTCGGCCTGGACGTGGGCCACCTCGACGGATGGCTGGTGTCGGCGCGGCGGTGGGTGCTCGGCGCGGGCTGGCTGACCGTCCTCGGTCCGACGTTCGCGACGGTGCTGGCGGAACGCGGGGGCGCGCCGACCTTCGCGGATCCCACCATCGAGGTCCGCGACCTGCGGGGCGGTGGGGTACTGATCCGGGCCGGCGCCGCACCGACCCTCGGCGACGTCGCCCGGGCCCGGTTCCCGCACGCGCAGGCGGAGGTCGACCACTACCTCGAACCGCTCAAGCTGACCCGCTGGACCCACACCGCCCTGCTCATGATGGGTGACAGCGCCTGGCAGGTCGGCGGCGACGAACTGCCCGGCGGGTTCTACGACCACCGGATGACCGGCGCCTGGCTGCGTCGCCTGCTGGATCCGGCAGCGTTCCTCGGGCCCTCCGTGCTGGACCGCGGCGCGGCCTTGCGCCACCGTACGGAACGACCCGCGCTTCACCGCGTTGATGACCTCGGCCTAGCCGGGCCGGCGAGCGCGGCAAGCGCCGCCAGTCACGTCTGA
- a CDS encoding CHAP domain-containing protein codes for MKSVRSMLTVAAAALALAVPLLATTAGPALAASRDGVCDSGEFCYYYNSNQAGSVSDFTGSVSDLGSSQPSCYEFKSAGSGQGVCVKNNAASVWNRTGQTVRVYYNSGFGGASQDFAPGQMANLNATLKNNEASHQFLGGGGGNQAPTDDFDHGTRGFAANNCTAFAAYRIASRLGVPSFSNSYGGVTWGNAGTWDDAAVRVGVRVDTTPTVGAIAVNDVHNLGHVAYVNAVYSDGSFDVEEYNWNTPLGYGTRSHLHVSNAGYDFQHMLHF; via the coding sequence ATGAAGAGCGTGCGCTCCATGCTCACCGTCGCCGCGGCCGCCCTGGCCCTGGCCGTCCCACTCCTGGCCACCACCGCCGGCCCCGCCCTCGCCGCCTCCCGCGACGGAGTCTGCGACAGCGGAGAGTTCTGCTACTACTACAACAGCAACCAGGCCGGCTCGGTCTCGGACTTCACCGGCTCCGTCAGCGATCTCGGGTCCAGCCAGCCGTCCTGCTACGAGTTCAAGAGCGCCGGCTCCGGCCAGGGCGTCTGCGTCAAGAACAACGCGGCGTCGGTGTGGAACCGCACCGGACAGACCGTCCGCGTCTACTACAACAGTGGCTTCGGCGGCGCCAGTCAGGACTTCGCGCCGGGCCAGATGGCCAACCTCAACGCCACGCTGAAGAACAACGAGGCCTCCCACCAGTTCCTCGGCGGGGGTGGCGGGAACCAGGCCCCGACTGACGACTTCGACCACGGCACCCGCGGCTTCGCGGCCAACAACTGCACCGCCTTCGCCGCGTACCGCATCGCCAGCCGCCTCGGGGTGCCCAGCTTCAGTAACTCCTACGGCGGAGTCACCTGGGGCAACGCCGGCACCTGGGACGACGCCGCCGTCCGGGTCGGCGTCCGGGTCGACACCACCCCGACCGTGGGCGCCATCGCGGTCAACGACGTCCACAACCTCGGCCACGTGGCCTACGTGAACGCCGTCTACTCCGACGGTTCGTTCGATGTCGAGGAGTACAACTGGAACACCCCGCTGGGATACGGCACCCGCTCGCACCTGCACGTGAGCAACGCCGGGTACGACTTCCAGCACATGCTCCACTTCTGA